In one window of Bradysia coprophila strain Holo2 chromosome IV unlocalized genomic scaffold, BU_Bcop_v1 contig_106, whole genome shotgun sequence DNA:
- the LOC119070646 gene encoding transcription factor IIIA-like: MMDGGTKKFNCTICTNSFSEELMLKKHIQRHYDGRYITCSIPNCNKGFTTKHQLTKHLKNAHPNKDSSTAPPRRIAVKRELSAPGKHNCYFESCDAHFETSDLLNEHLTTTHGLSIVKNAGKRTKMDVMFSEQLSRQKMDMNNEKGNCAAKESNLN; this comes from the exons ATGATGGACGGTGGAACAAAGAAGTTCAA TTGTACCATATGTACGAACTCGTTTTCGGAAGAACTGATGTTGAAGAAGCATATACAAAGACATTATGATGGCAG ATACATAACATGTTCGATACCGAATTGCAATAAAGGCTTCACCACAAAACACCAATTGACCAAACACTTGAAAAATGCTCATCCGAACAAAGACTCATCGACGGCTCCGCCACGACGCATCGCAGTGAAACGAGAACTGAGTGCGCCCGGCAAGCACAATTGCTACTTTGAAAGTTGTGACGCTCATTTCGAGACCTCCGATCTGTTGAACGAACATCTGACAACCACGCACGGATTGAGTATTGTTAAGAATGCGGGCAAGCGTACCAAAATGGATGTTATGTTTTCCGAACAGTTGAGTCGACAGAAAATGGACATGAACAATGAGAAGGGAAATTGTGCTGCGAAGgaatcaaatttgaattga
- the LOC119070907 gene encoding lysosome-associated membrane glycoprotein 1-like has protein sequence MAHKKASVILLIVLISCACAQEEERKKTTTTTTTTEAPTDPTTKSTTEAPPEPTTTSSTSTTTPPTTTTTTSTSTDPTTPTPTTSTTTTPAPSTTTVAPSPVPVPSPEYRKWTFGDKNQTCVIVQLAVQLNLTYKNVADKDTNVLYNIPVNDTKVAEGSCGTANQYITVTWGQKSQMMLQFTANDTAQQFMLSKIYLSINSSDVAADAKANQTLELYHINNDFPTSLSMSYHCNKLQTIGFTKVDGKEVVANATISHVQLEAFHKQNTDQFSTARDCEAIDTPDIVPIAVGCALAGLVVVVLIAYLVGRRRAQNSGYLSM, from the exons ATGGCCCATAAAAAAGCGTCAGTCATTTTgttaattgttttaataaGTTGTGCTTGTG CTCAAGaggaagaaagaaagaaaacaactacaacaacaacaacaactgaaGCACCGACCGATCCGACAACCAAATCAACAACTGAGGCTCCACCGGAACCTACAACCACATCGAGCACATCAACAACAACGCCACCAACCACCACCACTACTACAAGCACTTCAACGGACCCTACAACACCCACTCCAACTACTTCAACTACTACGACACCAGCCCCAAGTACTACTACTGTTGCCCCATCGCCTGTACCAGTTCCGTCACCAGAGTATAGAAAATGGACGTTCGGCGACAAGAATCAAACTTGCGTTATTGTTCAATTGGCTGTGCAATTGAATTTGACCTATAAGAATGTTG CCGATAAGGACACAAACGTTCTGTACAACATTCCAGTCAATGATACCAAAGTTGCCGAGGGTTCGTGCGGAACCGCTAATCAATACATTACTGTTACATGGGGACAGAAATCGCAAATGATGCTCCAGTTTACAGCAAATGATACGGCCCAGCAATTTATGTTGTCGAAGATCTATTTGTCCATCAATTCCAGCGATGTGGCTGCCGATGCTAAAG CTAATCAAACCTTGGAGCTGTACCACATCAACAACGATTTCCCAACCTCATTGTCGATGTCGTATCACTGCAACAAATTGCAAACTATTGGCTTCACAAAAGTCGATGGTAAGGAGGTTGTTGCCAACGCAACCATTTCCCATGTTCAATTGGAAGCATTCCATAAACAAAACACCGATCAATTTTCAACGGCACGAGACTGTGAGGCTATCGATACACCGGATATTGTTCCGATTGCTGTTG GATGTGCCCTGGCTGGTTTGGTCGTAGTTGTTTTGATCGCTTATCTAGTCGGACGTAGACGTGCCCAGAATAGTGGTTATTtaagcatgtaa
- the LOC119070912 gene encoding mitochondrial fission 1 protein-like has protein sequence MAKPAQEASQEVQAVPEEVDDNLTLFEAYINESSTASEILAMEKTYLKAVREEMLTNKLRFDYATELIKSAVHGDIRKGLVILEDLSIIHPQGNREYFFYLSLGYARLKEYSNALLCLKSFSLTAPENKQLVEWKEYLEARMKREATIGLAVTTGSALLICGIVGLGLSFLRMRR, from the exons ATGGCAAAACCGGCACAAGAAGCCTCGCAAGAAGTACAAGCAGTACCAGAGGAAGTTGACGACAATCTCACTTTGTTTGAAGCGTATATAAACGAGTCGTCTACTGCTTCTGAGATATTG GCAATGGAAAAGACCTATCTTAAAGCGGTAAGAGAAGAAATGCTCACAAATAAGCTTCGATTCGATTATGCAACGGAACTAATCAAAAGTGCGGTCCATGGAGATATACGTAAG GGACTCGTTATCTTGGAAGATTTGAGCATAATACACCCTCAAGGAAATCGAGAATACTTTTTCTACCTGTCCCTTGGATATGCACGTCTTAAAGAATACTCCAATGCGTTACTGTGTCTGAAGTCCTTTTCACTGACTGCACCAGAAAATAAGCAGCTTGTAGAGTGGAAA GAATATCTTGAAGCCAGGATGAAACGAGAAGCAACAATCGGCTTGGCCGTCACTACCGGTTCAGCTTTGCTTATCTGTGGAATCGTCGGTCTTGGTCTAAGCTTTTTGAGAATGCGCCGATAG
- the LOC119070911 gene encoding mitochondrial fission 1 protein-like, with protein MRKTHHKYFHHLRSCLRIAKNSILITCGNLANILDAIIMSDMSRAAQEPTQKLEEYGVFEAYLTEAIPEATLMKYERVYIKATKEEKITNQATFDYAVCLIKSRYASDINRGLLLMEDLTLSHPQGNREYLYFLAIGYARLKDYTLAIDLLKASLKVEPESSEVTAFKEFLEYKMKKDAKKGLVVTTGAALVVGGVVGLGLALLKLRR; from the exons ATGAGGAAAACGcatcataaatattttcatcatctTAGGTCGTGTTTACGAATCGCAAAAAATTCA attcTTATTACGTGTGGAAATTTAGCCAATATTTTGGACGCAATTATCATGTCAGATATGTCACGAGCGGCCCAAGAGCCAACTCAAAAATTGGAGGAGTATGGAGTTTTTGAAGCGTATCTAACGGAGGCGATTCCAGAAGCTACATTAATg aaaTACGAGAGAGTGTACATTAAAGCGACTAAAGAAGAGAAAATCACGAATCAGGCTACATTCGACTACGCAGTGTGCCTAATCAAAAGTCGATATGCTTCAGacatcaacaga GGCCTCCTCCTCATGGAAGATCTAACGCTATCCCACCCACAAGGAAATCGGGAATATCTTTACTTTCTAGCTATCGGATATGCACGTCTCAAAGATTACACCCTGGCGATAGACCTTCTGAAAGCCAGTTTAAAGGTCGAGCCGGAAAGTTCGGAAGTCACCGCGTTTAAA GAGTTTCTCGAATATAAGATGAAGAAAGATGCAAAGAAAGGCTTGGTGGTCACTACAGGTGCAGCTTTGGTTGTCGGTGGTGTCGTTGGTCTTGGTTTGGCACTTTTGAAGTTGCGGCGATAG
- the LOC119070910 gene encoding mitochondrial fission 1 protein-like isoform X1, whose protein sequence is MDKEAEAAVEKEAQAVMVKEAQAVMVKEAQVAMEKEAEEIRQKVMEATMEKEAKEANLSVEKYKEFMGYLLEIRRSSEIQEVEKVYFELEDNDELLIRLRYEYARRLIGSLYYMDVRKGIIMMEGISRDDPQRTLDCFFYISLGHARLELYCGALKFLGAVNELLPKEHRLVEWQKFLEYKRKEVEARTKPKFAISKGTGTLLAVGGLVGLGIVIWKLRQ, encoded by the exons ATGGATAAAGAGGCAGAAGCGGCTGTGGAAAAAGAGGCACAAGCTGTAATGGTAAAAGAGGCACAAGCTGTAATGGTAAAAGAGGCACAAGTGGCAATGGAAAAAGAGGCAGAAGAGATAAGGCAAAAAGTGATGGAAGCGACAATGGAAAAAGAGGCAAAAGAGGCAAATCTGAGTGtagaaaaatataaagaatTTATGGGGTATCTATTGGAGATAAGACGAAGTAGCGAAATA CAGGAAGTTGAAAAAGTGTATTTTGAATTGGAAGACAACGACGAGCTCTTGATACGTCTTCGATACGAATATGCAAGGCGCTTAATCGGAAGTCTTTACTACATGGACGTGAGAAAG GGGATCATTATGATGGAAGGTATAAGCCGAGATGATCCACAAAGGACTTTGGATTGCTTTTTCTACATATCTCTCGGACATGCACGCCTCGAGCTCTATTGTGGTGCTTTAAAGTTTCTGGGTGCCGTAAATGAGCTCCTACCCAAAGAGCATCGACTCGTTGAGTGGCAA aaatttttggaatacaAGCGCAAAGAGGTAGAAGCAAGAACAAAACCCAAATTTGCGATCAGTAAAGGTACTGGTACATTGTTAGCTGTCGGTGGTCTGGTCGGTCTTGGTATCGTAATTTGGAAGCTGCGGCAATag
- the LOC119070910 gene encoding mitochondrial fission 1 protein-like isoform X3: MDKEAQAVMVKEAQVAMEKEAEEIRQKVMEATMEKEAKEANLSVEKYKEFMGYLLEIRRSSEIQEVEKVYFELEDNDELLIRLRYEYARRLIGSLYYMDVRKGIIMMEGISRDDPQRTLDCFFYISLGHARLELYCGALKFLGAVNELLPKEHRLVEWQKFLEYKRKEVEARTKPKFAISKGTGTLLAVGGLVGLGIVIWKLRQ; the protein is encoded by the exons ATGGATAAAGAG GCACAAGCTGTAATGGTAAAAGAGGCACAAGTGGCAATGGAAAAAGAGGCAGAAGAGATAAGGCAAAAAGTGATGGAAGCGACAATGGAAAAAGAGGCAAAAGAGGCAAATCTGAGTGtagaaaaatataaagaatTTATGGGGTATCTATTGGAGATAAGACGAAGTAGCGAAATA CAGGAAGTTGAAAAAGTGTATTTTGAATTGGAAGACAACGACGAGCTCTTGATACGTCTTCGATACGAATATGCAAGGCGCTTAATCGGAAGTCTTTACTACATGGACGTGAGAAAG GGGATCATTATGATGGAAGGTATAAGCCGAGATGATCCACAAAGGACTTTGGATTGCTTTTTCTACATATCTCTCGGACATGCACGCCTCGAGCTCTATTGTGGTGCTTTAAAGTTTCTGGGTGCCGTAAATGAGCTCCTACCCAAAGAGCATCGACTCGTTGAGTGGCAA aaatttttggaatacaAGCGCAAAGAGGTAGAAGCAAGAACAAAACCCAAATTTGCGATCAGTAAAGGTACTGGTACATTGTTAGCTGTCGGTGGTCTGGTCGGTCTTGGTATCGTAATTTGGAAGCTGCGGCAATag
- the LOC119070910 gene encoding mitochondrial fission 1 protein-like isoform X2, with the protein MDKEAEAAVEKEAQAVMVKEAQAVMVKEAQVAMEKEAEEIRQKVMEATMEKEAKEANLSVEKYKEFMGYLLEIRRSSEIVEVEKVYFELEDNDELLIRLRYEYARRLIGSLYYMDVRKGIIMMEGISRDDPQRTLDCFFYISLGHARLELYCGALKFLGAVNELLPKEHRLVEWQKFLEYKRKEVEARTKPKFAISKGTGTLLAVGGLVGLGIVIWKLRQ; encoded by the exons ATGGATAAAGAGGCAGAAGCGGCTGTGGAAAAAGAGGCACAAGCTGTAATGGTAAAAGAGGCACAAGCTGTAATGGTAAAAGAGGCACAAGTGGCAATGGAAAAAGAGGCAGAAGAGATAAGGCAAAAAGTGATGGAAGCGACAATGGAAAAAGAGGCAAAAGAGGCAAATCTGAGTGtagaaaaatataaagaatTTATGGGGTATCTATTGGAGATAAGACGAAGTAGCGAAATAGTG GAAGTTGAAAAAGTGTATTTTGAATTGGAAGACAACGACGAGCTCTTGATACGTCTTCGATACGAATATGCAAGGCGCTTAATCGGAAGTCTTTACTACATGGACGTGAGAAAG GGGATCATTATGATGGAAGGTATAAGCCGAGATGATCCACAAAGGACTTTGGATTGCTTTTTCTACATATCTCTCGGACATGCACGCCTCGAGCTCTATTGTGGTGCTTTAAAGTTTCTGGGTGCCGTAAATGAGCTCCTACCCAAAGAGCATCGACTCGTTGAGTGGCAA aaatttttggaatacaAGCGCAAAGAGGTAGAAGCAAGAACAAAACCCAAATTTGCGATCAGTAAAGGTACTGGTACATTGTTAGCTGTCGGTGGTCTGGTCGGTCTTGGTATCGTAATTTGGAAGCTGCGGCAATag
- the LOC119070906 gene encoding tRNA selenocysteine 1-associated protein 1 isoform X2, with amino-acid sequence MNLVHCQLWMGNLEPYMTENFVIAAFRKMGEEPQTVRLMRNKYTGEPAGYCFVNFMSDEQAIDAMHKLNGKPIPGTNPIVRFRLNSASNSNSQKTEREFSVWVGDLSSDVDDYSLYRSFSTKYTSIKTAKVILDTSGFSKGYGFVRFGLEEEQKAALYEMNGYIGLGSKSLKICNAVPKPKTAMTTGTTSTTSTTTAIQSGYGTTTTTDYSQYYDPTTYWQGYSAWQGYEQPTTTDYTAYYQQQAVAHVQQQQQQQQQQQQQQQQAQGVYQYEHQQEDDDLALVEHKFVLDVDSMNRDLIERDRNFYDALESSKWLPIEQLEVF; translated from the exons ATGAATCTTGTCCACTGCCAATTATGGATGGGAAATCTGGAGCCCTACATGACGGAGAATTTCGTTATCGCAGCATTTCGTAAAATGGGCGAAGAGCCGCAAACCGTGCGTTTGATGAGAAATAAGTACACCGGTGAACCAGCTGGTTATTGCTTCGTTAATTTTATGTCCGATGAGCAAGCAATCGATGCCATGCACAAATTGAACGGAAAGCCCATACCAG GAACAAATCCCATCGTACGGTTCCGCTTGAACAGCGCCAGCAATTCGAATTCGCAGAAAACGGAACGGGAGTTTTCGGTATGGGTCGGCGATTTGAGCTCAGACGTCGATGACTACAGTCTGTACAGATCGTTCTCGACCAAGTACACATCGATAAAAACGGCTAAAG TTATTCTAGACACTTCGGGATTCAGCAAGGGCTACGGTTTCGTCCGCTTCGGATTAGAGGAAGAACAGAAAGCGGCTCTGTACGAGATGAATGGATACATCGGGCTTGGTAGCAAATCGCTGAAAATCTGCAATGCTGTTCCGAAACCAAAAACTGCAATGACAACTGGAACGACCAGCACCACATCGACTACTACCGCTATCCAGTCTGGATATGGTACAACAACGACAACGGATTATTCTCAGTACTATGATCCCACAACGTACTGGCAGGGATACAGTGCATGGCAAGGATACGAACAGCCAACGACAACTGATTATACGGCATACTATCAACAGCAGGCTGTTGCTCACGttcagcagcagcagcagcagcagcaacaacaacagcagcagcaacaacaggCTCAAGGTGTCTACCAATACGAGCATCAACAGGAAGATGATGATTTAG CTTTGGTCGAACACAAATTTGTGCTGGACGTGGACAGCATGAACCGCGATTTGATTGAAAGAGATCGCAATTTCTATGATGCACTCGAGAGTTCGAAGTGGCTGCCGATCGAACAGCTTGAGGTATtttag